A genomic window from Pygocentrus nattereri isolate fPygNat1 chromosome 22, fPygNat1.pri, whole genome shotgun sequence includes:
- the gatb gene encoding glutamyl-tRNA(Gln) amidotransferase subunit B, mitochondrial, whose protein sequence is MAASSSGSSTLKRTLCTFIRYRSVRCVRQCNASIRTVCTSGSTSQLQPKIQSKGVSSQLRGVVGLEIHAQIHATSKLFACSRVAFCSPPNSSVAFLDASLPGTLPVLNRRCVEAAVITGLALNCTINRKSLFDRKHYFYADMPAGYQITQQRLPIAVNGSLIYSYFGGRKRNQVLSRCVRIKQIQLEQDSGKSLHDDQRSQTLIDLNRAGVGLMELVMEADMSCGDEAAAAVRELQLILQTLGTCQGNMSEGQLRVDANVSVHCPGEPLGVRTEVKNINSARYVARAIDYEIQRQKKVLENGGIIVNETRAFDSKSGTTIPMRDKEGLQDYRFMPEPNLPPLFVYEDEASVPAGVNPTQVVMIDRLKAELPELPGVRRARMVDQYKILPEHSFTLVNEDGLTEYFERVVRNTKAEPRKVIGWVMKELLGNLNQQSLKLAQSPVSPEALADLLNVLESGHISSSAAKVVFQEMWKAPEKAVEQLVKELDLGLVSDREKLLKICQKVVDTHPEQVHVIRAGNKKVLNKLMGAVQTETKGRADPVQVRAILEEMTS, encoded by the exons cGTCTCTTCTCAGCTGCGCGGAGTCGTGGGACTGGAGATCCACGCGCAGATTCACGCGACGTCCAAACTGTTCGCCTGTTCCCGCGTGGCCTTCTGCAGCCCGCCCAATTCATCAGTGGCATTTCTAGATGCTTCACTGCCAGGAACCCTACCG gTGCTGAACAGAAGATGTGTTGAGGCTGCAGTGATTACTGGTCTGGCCTTGAACTGCACCATCAACAGGAAGTCCCTTTTCGACAGGAAGCACTACTTTTACGCCGACATGCCT GCAGGTTATCAGATCACCCAGCAGAGACTGCCCATTGCAGTAAATGGGTCACTCATCTACAGCTATTTtggagggaggaagaggaaCCAGGTGTTGAGCAGGTGTGTGAGGATCAAACAGATCCAGCTAGAGCAGGACAGCGGGAAGAGTCTCCATGACGACCAGCGCAGCCAGACGCTCATAGACCTCAACAGAGCAG gaGTGGGTCTGATGGAGTTGGTGATGGAGGCTGATATGAGTTGTGGTgatgaagctgctgctgctgttagagAGCTTCAGCTGATCCTGCAGACGCTGGGCACCTGTCAGGGGAACATGTCTG AGGGTCAGCTAAGAGTTGATGCTAATGTTTCTGTTCATTGTCCTGGAGAGCCATTGGGTGTGAGAACCGAAGTGAAGAACATTAACAGTGCTCGATATGTAGCAAGAGCCATAG ACTATGAGATCCAGAGGCAGAAAAAGGTTCTAGAAAATGGTGGAATCATTGTAAATGAGACAAGAGCTTTTGACAGCAAGTCTGG AACCACAATTCCaatgagagataaagagggacTGCAGGACTACAG GTTTATGCCAGAGCCAAACCTTCCCCCTCTGTTTGTTTATGAGGATGAGGCCTCAGTGCCTGCTGGTGTCAATCCCACCCAGGTGGTGATGATTGACAGGCTAAAGGCTGAGCTGCCAGAGCTGCCAGGAGTGAGACGGGCAAGAATGGTGGATCAATACAAGATACTGCCTGAACACAGCTTTACACTagtg AATGAGGATGGCCTGACGGAATATTTTGAGCGTGTGGTCAGGAACACAAAAGCAGAGCCAAGGAAAGTGATTGGCTGGGTGATGAAGGAGCTTCTGGGTAATCTGAACCAGCAGAGTCTGAAGCTTGCTCAGAG cccTGTTTCTCCTGAAGCCCTGGCGGATCTGCTAAACGTTCTGGAATCTGGGCACATCTCCTCCTCCGCTGCCAAAGTG GTCTTCCAAGAAATGTGGAAAGCTCCAGAAAAGGCTGTGGAGCAGCTGGTGAAGGAGCTGGACCTGGGGCTTGTCAGCGACAGAGAAAAGCTCCTAAAAATCTGCCAAAAGGTGGTGGACACTCATCCTGAACAG GTTCATGTTATCAGAGCGGGGAATAAAAAGGTTCTGAATAAGCTGATGGGTGCTGTACAGACGGAGACCAAAGGCAGAGCAGATCCGGTCCAAGTGAGGGCCATCCTGGAGGAAATGACATCATGA